The Solenopsis invicta isolate M01_SB chromosome 3, UNIL_Sinv_3.0, whole genome shotgun sequence region tattaatatttgattttattaaaatttaattttttaataaaattattaatttctctaaacaaataaaatttatgtacagagtttagaatttcttttttctttgcaCGTCAGGTAGTTactaaaagttaattttgaatgtttcattaatattctttgtatctttttattaattttattttaattctttttacgaattttttctTCAGtgagaaaaactattttatatacacacacacacacgaagtGGAATTAATTGCTTCTTGTTCCGTATTATGCCCTTAAACAGCAtacaatatttagaaaagatttacaaaatatttataataattattttattattttataaatatttatgacaatatttacaaaacatgtataaaatattactataaatattgatttttttatttaccataaatgttatataaaatatgtagtcttatattttaataacattttgaataaaagttttgtttttttcctttgtgtatataaaatatttgtaaaatatttatataatatataagaaagtaaataaatatcataaatattgtgtgcttcAAAAGATCCTAGCTTAGATAGTAAATAATCGCTAATTTATCGTCCCTAGATAAAGAGATAATGCCTGCGTTCAACAGAAAAAGCAATTCATTTCTGTAAAGTTCTTttataagattctttaatatgatttattatatgtatatttaaatccataaggatattttatttatatgtatatttatcgaCGCGATTTCAGTGAGACTGATCACTTTAATTTCTGAAATTAGTGCAGATGTCGCGATTAAAAaacctctctcttcctctccctctctcactctctctcatGAGAAACTTCAGAATAACTTCAGATAACACTCAACTCGCGGTATGACTACAAGTTTATAGGCGCACTTTGGAGTGATTATCTAAAGATATGTGATGTACTTTGAACCTGCTGCTGAGGGGGAATTGAATTTAAAGCGCTGCAACTAAAATACTTGTGACACTGCTCTAGTTTTCTATTTGTAACCAACTAACTCGCCATCCAATTTTCGATCACCTGTCCACATCATCAAACCAAGTCTAATACGCTAACGTAGCGCATAAAACGCAGAGAGATGATTAATACAGGGTAAGTATCGTTTAAATCGTATCTACGTGATTCAGCGAATTTTTGTTCTTAATATTGATGATTTGAagtcataatatatatatacaattgtaCTGGCTATGTGGACATACTTTacatgatttatgtaaaaatatgtacgCTAAAAATGTAGAACACATTTTTTCGTCGCAATTTCATCGTTCCATGCAAAATACatctgtttaatttaaattgttggtaactacttttcctttaaatttacttatttttatgagGCTTGTTGATTTTTATAGaaatcaaaattgtttaaaataagatttattatgattaatatatacacgttaaatcattattttatagagaaaactGTTGTTTTGTTACAATGTCAATGATTATGTTTACACATTATCATTTATGAAGTTTTAATAACAtccataattaataattacttacaTAAAATGTCATACAAAcgctaataaaatttgatttttcaaaaagtagGCCAAGTTTTACTAACATTTAGTTTTAATGGACACTTAAgtcaacaataaattataactgaTCCACTAAACACTTGACTAATGAATGATGTGTAAACATGGTCATTTatgtgtttcataataattacaaatagtgatatataacatataatttagtAAGTAATATCCAGCTTTAGTAATACATGTTCAGATTAATACTAATGTATagtattgttgaaaaaaaaaaacaatattaattaactaatatttgaTAGAAAATTGGCTGGTCGCACCATTTTTATTACTGGAGCTTCAAGGGGTATTGGAAAGAGCATAGCTTTGAAAGCTGCAAAGGATGGTGCAAATGTCGTTATTGCTGCAAAAACTGCCGAACCACATCCAAAGCTGCCGGGTACCATTTATACTGCAGCTACTGAAAGTAATTATCAGAGTATTAATTTCTCTTGAGAGATTTTGATACAATTATAACATcaacatatttacatttaatggCTTACAAATTGAGTGTTTCtagaattgtttttaaaatgtttctgtaCTTGTATTAAATGTCAGCATctagattaataatttttaattttgataactaatacaaatagaaataagctattaattttttataggtGCAGCATTTATTAGAGATTATTAAATACTCTCTTAGATTtacttcaattaattttaagttaattaataagtaCGTTAATCTTCAGATTTTTGCTCTCATTGATTGGATTCATCATTGGAAAGCtgttcaaatttgaaaatttacatagaaaatatatttttcagtcgAAGCAGCTGGTGGTAAAGCTTTACCTTGCATCGTGGATGTACGTGATGAAAAGCAGGTGATTAACGCAGTAGAGAATGCTGTCGCCAAGTTCGGTGGTATAGACATTCTTGTGAACAATGCGAGCGCTATTTCTTTGACAGGTACTCTTGCAACTGAGATGAAAAGATATGATTtgatgaataatattaatgccAGAGGAACTTTTCTtgtgtaagttttatttttcttgcagtttGTAAACTATTAATACTTAGTATTTAATTTAGTAGTAATTCaatcaatatacataaaatttgactagaaaaattttttaatattatcacaCATTCTCAAGTTAGTGTTACAAGTTatcaagcaaaaaattttattgtagatCAAAAGTTTGTATCCCATATTTGAAGAAAAGCACAAATCCACACATAGTTAATATAAGTCCGCCATTGAACATGAAACCAATTTGGTTTAAAAATCATGTCGCATACACCATGGCTAAATATGGTATGTCTATGTGTGTTCTTGGTATGGCTGAAGAATTGAAGCCTGATGGCATTGCAGTTAACGCTGTATGGCCTAGGACAGGTATAttgttgtattaaattttaaattttatattgaattttttagacataattagtaaataaattattgtaacgtGATAAAACAATACTGAGCGATATTGCTAATGTTATTCTAAATATAGAAAGTATAACGATAGAAACataaagtaaaactttttgtatttgtaaaCTATGCATAAaggataatattatataattatgtaaaataaaatttatattatatatattattttggtTTTAGCTATATATACTGCTGCAATGGATATGCTGTTAAGTTCGGACTCAAGTGATGTCTCTCGAAAACCTGAAATTATGGCCGATGCTGTTTACACATTGCTTTGTAAAGATAGTAAGTCCATCACTGGCCAATTTCTGATTgacgaaaatatattaaagaacgAAGGCATTACTGATTTGACAAACTATGCGTGTAATCCAGGTAATATTGGactttattaatgataattgtttatacatttatattattaaaattattttctaaatataaaatatttattaagatatatagaaaatttgcactatcaattattaaataattctttagtaATCtaagtatttgtaattttttatttagcaaaCAAGGACAATTTAATGTTGGATTTCTTTTTGGATGTCGAAGAAAATAGTCCTAAAGCAAGTAGTGAAGAAACTGGACAAGTGGCAAGTTTATTTAAAACCATCAAAGCAAATTTGAACAGTGAACTTGTTGGCAAAATTGGTGCCATATATAAATTCAATGTGAAaggtaatttttgttttgttgatATTGATTTAAGTATTCTAATATGTAGTAAGATGAaagaataaatatctttttatatatttatttttaggaaAAGAATCTGGTGTATGGTTCATtgatttgaaaaatggaaatggTGCTACTGGTAAAGGGGAACCAAGTGAGCCAGCAGATGCAACTCTTACAATGGATTCAGAAAATTTCTTTGCTATGTTTTCAGGTACGTGTAAAtcttataattttctctttttctctcgttatgttattatatctgtacaatatatatacgtatacatacgtattgatgttattaatatataatttgtttaaatttgcttattatttagGTAAATTGAAACCAGCTTCTGCATTTATAACAGGCAAATTAAGCATCAATGGAAATATGCAGAAAGCAATGAAATTGGAAAAGTTAATGAACAGTTTAAAATCGAAACTGTGAATATagattattaaaacattatgaagtatatttttatatattataataaatatatcattatacAATATTCTTAAAAGGCgaccataaatattttatgtattttatgtgcGCATTGTTAGGCTcacctttctttttctcttttggGGGGGAGGGAATAAGAAAAGTGCgcataaataatagtaaattattATGATGAGCTAAAATTGATTACATTAATATTGCATCTTTGGTTGAATTGGTTACAATTGTTTCTAGGAAACAAAACGTTtatgttaaagaaattttgtataatacaaaataagaataatttttttttataaaaacaacagTTGTATACTAAAGAATATAGTTTGTACTTTcgtaaattatattcatataaattgtaTGTTGTTATTGTCACGAAGATTTTGTAcaatgaaataaacatttttatacatgtttcaaaaaatataattgatggTTGGTGATAGCCATGCAATTGATGgcttacaaatttatttatatactcttCAACATAAAAACATgcctaattatatttttattttagcattgGAAATATTGTACGTGTAAGTACTTTCGCTTCTTCGTAAACTCCAAAGAAAATAAAACCTCCTAATGTAATCCACATTATTCTTGGTCCAAAACCCGCAAACAGCCTGTTGTacatttagtaaaatattattttacaataatgattacaatgataattcaaataaataaaatattaaaaattgttaactttagGGAAAAAAACATTGCAGGAGATGTTTACCCACGAAAACCATTTTGCAGATATACGTCGTGAAGTACATTTAATAGCCTTAATTCTGACGAGAGCAATTTTCTGTTTGACAACATTATTCTCGTTTTCGCAACATCTAGCGGAGTGGTAACAGCCGCAGAGATGCCTCCTAAAACGCAGAACACatatagaaacaaaaaaaataaattaaggatTTCTGTGTTCATATATCAcagtacaatttattttctcatttctcgtttcagcataaaaatttatagaaaccTGCAATTGCACCACAGATTGCACTCTCCACAGGATATATTTCTCTTTCAAAATGAAAACTataggattttttaaaatattcccaCAATGGGAACTGTACAATACTGAATGGTGCATCTCTCAATACTGTACTCCAATATCCACGATATAATATCCTGagattatatgattttttatcaCGTATCTGTGCCTGTTTCCTCTGTTTCATAACTTCCACTGGAACTCGTAGTAAACATGCTacctgtatatataaaataatactaattaaactttttcttttatgataaatgaattaaattaaaagtattttgtttaGATTAAATAATTGCGCTTTAACACCTTGATTCTCAAATTGGAGAACTTTAGACATGTAAAACAATGTTCTAATTATCATACAATTTACAGCTATAAAaagtttgagaaaaatattactttatatatgtcaattttaaaatttaagtgtTATAAATCATTCGATGTAGACTGAATActgttaatttgattaatttatttgtttcaaaacACAAGAGATAAAGATCAAAATAGCACCATTTCTGCCACTGTTGCTGCTCCCATATGAAGTGCAGTAGAATAATTTGGAGAAATTCTAGGTTGCATTATAGTCTTAATTTCTTCATATGTTAGAAAAAATAGTGCAGCTGGAATGTGTATATGTTAATGTAAAagcatgtataatttataaatttaacatatttgcATATCTTTAGAGATATTACATGTTGGTGCTGAACCAACTATAACTGGAAAGATTCCTTTATAAAGACCTGTGAAACCACCCGTCTTCAAAAATCCTTCTGCACTCTGCAGTCGGGTTTTTAGTGTGTCTAGTGGGAACAATGCAATGTCCACGAACATTCCTGCAGCACCACCTGCCTGTACAAGCATTACATATATAAgtattgttttatctttttcctctttttttatgATCTTCCATGATATTTAGCCATGATATGAGAAGGCTCTTCGATATAAAATTTCTCTATGGTAAAAGAAGTTAATTATAGCCAATCTTATTAATAATACCAGAAGGCGTCGAAGTGTATTCTAGGATTATTATCTTGTGAATGtctaaaagatattaaagatagctccaagatatttttagaagatttctaaatatattttaagatatttgtcacataaaatgttttaaaatttgaaagatatcttcaagataCTAACACAGATATGTGAAATAATGTCAAAATGTTGCTTCGGtttaactcattttttttttctaattcgtaAACTGAAAAAAGATAAGATTAAGTTAGGGATCACCGGAGCAAAACcgtgttatattattaaatattaatttacattggtggaaatggatCTAACCAGTGTAgcacgtttaaataaaaaaatcttttaaattgttAGAAGCTGTTTTCTcagattttcgaaaaaaatgctAGACATTTCAAGATCTGCCAAAATATCCTTCAGAaatctaaaagatattttttttttatttagggGAAATATCTGAAAATTGACATCTGAGTAGGTAGCTCCAGTTTGGCTTAGGGTTAGTTTCTTCCCTTTTCATAATCTCAATATATTTAACGGTATTGTTCATGTCATTCAATatcattcaaaataatgaaaggTTAAAAATCAAAACACATGACGTCTGCACGTGCGACAATAGGAAATTGCGAACGCAAGTTCATTACGCAGCAGATTCACTTACGATAAGCGAAGTAACGAAAACATTCCGTATGCTCGTTTCTTTCTCCATTTTTTCCTCGATCTCTGTCATCTCgtcttcaaacaaattattccTAAATAAAAGAGATTTCCTTGCGATTCACCTCCGGATTTCATATGTACTGCTCGATTCACCGAAACAATTCGATGGCCGATTGTCGATGTTCTTATACTCAAGTTGATTTTAAATGTAATCTTAAAGTATGTGATAAAATAGCGCTGTTTATGATTcgttgttatttttaaaactattttaagtAATATCTATTAATACGATCTTTGCTGCATTGCGACCAACTTTTCTGTTTACTttagtctttatttttttctgatttttagaaaattaaaaaagaattagaaaaaaaataaaaagtatagaaTTCGTGATTGTTTTATGATATGTCAAAACGGAGTTCAAGAGTTTCTTTTCGCTCAATCAAGATAATGTGAAAATGATTGCGTGACAAAAAGCTTCATAAATTTTGATTTCGGTTTaactcttcattttttttttttctaattcgtaAACTGAAAAAAGATAAGATTAAGTTAGGGATCACCGGAGCAAAACcgtgttatattattaaatattaatttacattggtggaaatggatCTAACCAGTGTAGCACGTTTAAATGTAAGTATCAAACaagtatataatatagaaatttacttttccgatttaataataaatacctCACAAAATAGTAAGGCTAGGTTACTCGATCGCATGCGCAGTTTCACAATACAAAGCCATGCTCGAGATGAACAGGGCTGAATCATCCTATGAATTTCCATTGTAATTCTCTCGATCCTctgagataataaaattatataatatttgatataaataattatgattatgtaattataaattaaaataattatatataactatatataaagtaaaaaaaaaattattaggtgAAAATCAACGAATTCACATAGATACaacaaatacttttattatgttacatgttataatttctaatttttttttttttcgttattcgGATGACATTTGTGCTGGGTGAGAATCCGCAATCTTATAATAAAAGAGAACACGATAATCAGGGTATACATAATTTCGATTTTCTCCACCAATTTCTCACatgacttatttttttatcatccacgttaaaaaatttaccatttataagaaaattgagaGTTGGCTTACGTTCTTACTTGATCTAAGAATAATATTGTATCgagattatattaataacaatccttataattgattaaaaagattatgtcgcctataaaaatttatatagtacttttttcagtattttttcctcttttgtCCTCATCATAATTCTcgagttaaaatatttttcgcgaataatttatttaataataatttctattacaATTGTTTCCTtgctaattattataattgttcagTTACAAGAGATCAGAATTAAATTAGGGGATGTTATGGCATcccataaacaaaaataattagatattagacaaaattattaatgccCTCATCTTTTAACAATACAACAACATATCAATTATTTCACTTTCTAATAAAAATCACAAGATAAAGTTTAACATCAAGACAAAGTCTTGAAGTAATATCGCCTTTCTTTCAGCTACAGATTCTTTGAATGATACAGAgtcaatattttcttaacaaaataAGACATCAATATCGaaacatgaataaattaaaatgaaaaatgttattaattatcgttcgagactaaataaaatttttatctttaataaattataataagaattttaattatatgctTAGACATATTTAATCTTCGTTAATCATTATAGCGGTTTCTATCGTACGTTTATATGTACGAAGATTCACACTGCAATGTCTTATTGAAAATCTTCAAAGAGCCTATCAtgagattttaatattataaatttcttcgTGAATTTCTTAGAATTATCGAACTTACATACATCGCATTATTTGTACAGATATGTAAACTtatgtaatacaattaaaattatgccTTTTAACTACCTGTAGAAAAAAGATAGTGTTCTTAAGAATAGAGCAGTTTGTTGCATTACAATGATAATTGCATATCTTTCCAGCTAAGTTCTAAGTTGCGTAAAGattaatgtgaaaaattaagacgttataaaaaaaaagacccAGTACCGAAACTCTTGTTAAGATAAAATCGACTTGAAATTGATTCAAGTATCCATAGCTGTGAGACAAGGCTTGACAAGAGAAACGATAAGTTTTTATGTAATCACATGAGTTTcgaagtgatatttttttttactttccatatatttttgtttctgaattttatacatatcttATACGATCATCGTTTAGTCGTCTTAATATTCACACTTTACGTAACACTTATTTATCAACCTTGTattctaaaataattgattatatatattattttaaaaaagcttCCCAGAGCGCTCTACGCATTGTTCACGTCGCATATCGCTTTTTTAAACCGGCAACTCAAGACCTCGAAAGTTAAAGCTAAAGTATAATTTCTTATCCACAATTGTTCGTCATGAATCGCGCTATGTAATGTTTTATATCGTACGTAAATTATCAACGTCACGCAGTTCTATATAAAGTTACACTTGCGATATGTTGATTCGCCATAACTTCGACAATCGCATCTCGTATGCCGTAACAGAACGTACAGCCGAACGGATTGGTTGTGTTTGTCGAAGATGCACGATTCAAGACTACGGGTCGCGCGCTCGCCTTTAATTGCTCGCTCACTCTGTCCCATTTTGTATAGGCAGTGATCTACGGGACAAATTCAAGATTCGTTAGTATTAATAGCGTGTAATGCGTTAAATATCACGCGTACAGATGACTAAAATGATCCTACCGTGACAGGAGAGGGGGAAACGTCGATCAGCTTTCCCGATTCCGTGGAATTATTTTCAGGTGGCAGGGTCAGAGAAAATTCACAGCGGTGATACATGTTAAAGTTGTAATGTCCTGGATAATTCGTGTGAAGTACAAACTTTTTTATACATTGAGTTTT contains the following coding sequences:
- the LOC105205143 gene encoding hydroxysteroid dehydrogenase-like protein 2, which translates into the protein MINTGKLAGRTIFITGASRGIGKSIALKAAKDGANVVIAAKTAEPHPKLPGTIYTAATEIEAAGGKALPCIVDVRDEKQVINAVENAVAKFGGIDILVNNASAISLTGTLATEMKRYDLMNNINARGTFLVSKVCIPYLKKSTNPHIVNISPPLNMKPIWFKNHVAYTMAKYGMSMCVLGMAEELKPDGIAVNAVWPRTAIYTAAMDMLLSSDSSDVSRKPEIMADAVYTLLCKDSKSITGQFLIDENILKNEGITDLTNYACNPANKDNLMLDFFLDVEENSPKASSEETGQVASLFKTIKANLNSELVGKIGAIYKFNVKGKESGVWFIDLKNGNGATGKGEPSEPADATLTMDSENFFAMFSGKLKPASAFITGKLSINGNMQKAMKLEKLMNSLKSKL
- the LOC105205150 gene encoding S-adenosylmethionine mitochondrial carrier protein homolog isoform X3; translated protein: MFVDIALFPLDTLKTRLQSAEGFLKTGGFTGLYKGIFPVIVGSAPTSALFFLTYEEIKTIMQPRISPNYSTALHMGAATVAEMVACLLRVPVEVMKQRKQAQIRDKKSYNLRILYRGYWSTVLRDAPFSIVQFPLWEYFKKSYSFHFEREIYPVESAICGAIAGGISAAVTTPLDVAKTRIMLSNRKLLSSELRLLNVLHDVYLQNGFRGLFAGFGPRIMWITLGGFIFFGVYEEAKVLTRTIFPMLK
- the LOC105205150 gene encoding S-adenosylmethionine mitochondrial carrier protein homolog isoform X1; protein product: MTEIEEKMEKETSIRNVFVTSLIAGGAAGMFVDIALFPLDTLKTRLQSAEGFLKTGGFTGLYKGIFPVIVGSAPTSALFFLTYEEIKTIMQPRISPNYSTALHMGAATVAEMVACLLRVPVEVMKQRKQAQIRDKKSYNLRILYRGYWSTVLRDAPFSIVQFPLWEYFKKSYSFHFEREIYPVESAICGAIAGGISAAVTTPLDVAKTRIMLSNRKLLSSELRLLNVLHDVYLQNGFRGLFAGFGPRIMWITLGGFIFFGVYEEAKVLTRTIFPMLK
- the LOC105205150 gene encoding S-adenosylmethionine mitochondrial carrier protein homolog isoform X2 encodes the protein MTEIEEKMEKETSIRNVFVTSLIAGGAAGMFVDIALFPLDTLKTRLQSAEGFLKTGGFTAALFFLTYEEIKTIMQPRISPNYSTALHMGAATVAEMVACLLRVPVEVMKQRKQAQIRDKKSYNLRILYRGYWSTVLRDAPFSIVQFPLWEYFKKSYSFHFEREIYPVESAICGAIAGGISAAVTTPLDVAKTRIMLSNRKLLSSELRLLNVLHDVYLQNGFRGLFAGFGPRIMWITLGGFIFFGVYEEAKVLTRTIFPMLK